The DNA window ATTCTTGCAAAGCTTATTTCTGTTTGTATTAAATCTTGCAGCCTTATTTCCAAGGTCTCTATTTCCCTTGCCCGTATATGTGCATCGATAGCGCTATCCCTTATGGCCTCAAGGTAATAAGTGACCCATCCTTCAAAATCACCATGCGTTCGGACGCGATCAAGTCGCTGATAATAGTCAAGATGATGTTTTTTGAAATAATAGGAAGGATAAAGAATGGGTAATTTTAAAAGGCCGCCATTGATCAGCATTAATACAATGAGCAATCTACCAATACGTCCGTTACCATCCAGGAATGGATGAATCATTTCGAAATGAACGTGGGCAAGGCCAGCCTTGATTAGGGGTGGCAAATTAGAGGATTCGTTAATGTAGCGTTCTAAGCCACTCATTAGATTTGGTATCTCTTGGGCGGGTGGCGGAATAAGGTCACCAACACGCACCGACTGTTTTCGAAAATGACCAGGGGTTGATTTGTCTCCATCTCCTGTTGACATAAGTGCTTCATGACTTTTAAGAATAACCCTATTAACAAGGGGCAGTCCCTGATCTTGTATCATCGTCAAAGCTGCATCCAAAGCTTGCGTATAATTCAGGACAAGTTGGGTCTCTTTGCTGGGTCTGGAATCTCCCAGGGTGTGGGTAAATACATCAATCAGGGTCGTGTGGATTCCTTCGATGGACGAAGACAATAAAGCTTCTTTAATGACATAGGCTTTGATGAACCGTTTCGGATCTGGTAGTCTTTGACTTGTTTCATTGAGCTGCCCCAGCGCATAACTGGCTTCCCCATAAAGGGACATCATTTCGGCATTAATTTCCAAGGGTGGATTCTTTGGGGGTAGGGAATGTGGTATAAAATAGCGCAATTCCCCCAGAGTTTGGTAAAGACCTGTTTCACGCACTGAACTTTCACGCATGGGACAACCAATTTTCATTTTAAGGACTTATGTTGAAATGAGCATAGAGGATGAGGAGGAGAATTTCAATATCAATGGTTATACGGAAATTCATGTTGGATGTATTGGATAAAATAATGCCAGCAGAATCAATAAAAAATGAATTTTATCAGTCCTTGATTGAGACGCCTTTGGGGCCCATGGTTGTAATTGCAGACAAAAATGGCCTTTACCTTTTAGAATTTGTTGATTGGCATGGCTTGGAACACACTATAAAAAATCTTTGCCTTAAAACAGAAGCCATGATTATCACTGGCAGTGCTGATCCAATCCTGTCTATCGGGGATGAGCTTTCATCCTATTTTGGCGGATCGCTTCAGGAATTTAAAACGCCCCTCCGCCCGATTGGTACCCCCTTTCAAAAGCTTGCATGGTCAGGGTTGATGCGTGTTCCATACGGTCAGACCCGAAGTTACCGCGACCAAGCTACATCCATCGGAAAGCCAACAGCCACCAGGGCAGTTGCAAATGCCAATGGCGCCAATCCCATAGCGATTGTGATTCCCTGCCATCGTATCATTAACAGCAATGGCGATCTTGGTGGTTATGGGGGTGGCATTGCCCGCAAAAAATGGCTAATCAATCACGAGAAACAGCATGGATCATAATATGATTAAGGAAATTCGATTCGCTTTACACAGCAGCATCAGTATTCCGCAAGAACGGGCTTCAGCTTTTTTCAAAACGGGCCCCGGCGATTATGCTGAGCATGACCAATTTATGGGTGTTACTGTTCCTAATTTACGGAAGATTTCTAAACGGTTTTCTGACCTGCCCTTGGCGTGCATAAAAGACCTTTTGTCATCCAAAATCAACGAAGAACGATTTCTTGCTCTTTTAATTTTAGTGGATCAATATCAAAAATCCACTGAGCAGGGCAGGGTGGATCTATATCAATTTTATATAAATAATTTACACCACATCAATAATTGGAATCTTGTGGATACGTCAGCACATTTGATTGTTGGGGCCCACTTATGGGACAAGGACAGGAATATACTGCTCAGCCTTTCAGAGTCAAACAACCTTTGGGAGCGGCGCGTATCAATTGTATCAACATGGGCCTTCATCAAAAAGGAGGACTTAGTGTGGACTTTTCAGATTGCCAGGCTTTTGTTGAATGACAATCACGACTTGATTCATAAGGCTGTTGGTTGGATGCTGCGGGAAGCCGGCAAAAAAGACGAGGGTGAGCTTGTAGGATTTCTAAGGTATCATTCAGGGGTTATGCCACGGACAATGCTGCGGTATGCAATTGAAAGACTTCCACAAGATCAGCGGAAATTTTACTTAGGTTGTTGAGGTATATTATTTTATAAATCCTGTGTCCATTGATTAATCTGATGGACACAGGGCGGATTATCTTAAACTATAGAAATATCAGGCGCGTCGACGGCCTTCATTCCGACAACGTGATATCCAGAATCAACGTGGTGAGTTTCACCGGTAACGCCACTTGAAAGATTGCTCAGCAAATACAATCCAGCTCCGCCGACATCTTCAAGGGTCGTATTTCTTTTAAGCGGAGAATTATGCTGATTCCATTTAAGAATATATCGGAAATCCCCAATACCAGAGGCTGCCAATGTTTTAACAGGGCCAGCAGACAGCGCATTAACGCGGATGTTTTGTCCACCCAAATCAACTGCCAGATAACGGACACTGGCTTCCAGCGCGGCTTTTGCAACACCCATAACGTTATAATGCGGCATAACACGTTCTGCACCATAATATGTTAACGTTACAAATGAACCGCCATCTGGCATAAGCTTTGATGCTTCCCGGCATACTTCTGTAAAGGAATAGCATGAAATATCAAGTGAATTCAGGAAATTAGAACGGGACGTATCGGCGTATCGTCCTTTGAGCTCTTCTTTGTCAGCAAAAGCAAGCGAATGCACAACAAAGTCGATTGTGCCCCATTTTTTTCCTATCTCAGAAAAAGTTTGTGCAACCTGACCTTCTTGGGTCACATCGCATTGCAACACAGTGTCTGATCCCAAAGATTCAGCAAGTGGCGTAATCCGCTTAAGTAGCGCATCTGATTGATACGTAAAGGCCAATTCAGCACCCTGACTTGCCAAGGCCTTGCTTATTCCCCAGGCCAAAGAAAGATCGTTGGCAACGCCCATGATGACGCCGCGTTTTCCTTGCATCAGCAAATTTTCCATAAATCCTCAAAAAAATTTTATATAATTTATTGTTAAATAATGACCGATGCTGCAGTTTGATTCAAGTATTAATCCCTTGTCGATCCCTTTAAAAACGGCCAGGCGACAGCAATTCATGTTTTTTTAGAAATTTCTCAAGGGTTTCTTCTTGTCCCAAGGAAACCCCAAGGCCAGCATTTTTAAACAAGACAGCCACCAGGGGCCAAATTTTTTGGTTGGCTGGCGTATCCAATTCGGGACGATAATTCTTGAAACATGTCCAGCTGTCCTCTGAATTACTTTGGATATAGTGGCAACTTTTTTTAAGGGCTTTTTGGAACCGTTCGATGGATGCCCCCGACACATGGGGGCCACTGACCAGAATCATGGACGCAAAAGAGGGAATTCCCAGCTCCTCGATCGGATAGACATGAATAGCATTATCGTGATTTTTGATATCTTCTAATTCATAAGAACGAAACGCATTAGTGATAGCATCAACCTGGCCCGATAAAAATGCCATCACCAGGGCCTGTCGTGTATAAATTAATTCAATTTCATCCAGTTTGATCTTTTGATTTCCCAGAACCTCCTTCAGTACGGCACACGAAAAACCACAGCCACTGCTTGCGTGACCAATATACTTTCCTTTTAACTGGTCAATGGGAAAACGACTAATGAGCACCTCCAGGGGTTCGGGGACCAAGCAAAAAACGAATCTAAGGTCCAATCCTCTGCTTTTTTGGATAAGCCACTGAGGCTGGTTCGTGATGGCAAAATCTATGTGCCCCGCGGCCGCTTGTATGCATCCCTCTAGTGATCCAGATACTGGAATGAGCTGAACATCAAGTCCATTTTCCCTGAAGAATCCTTTTTCGATTCCAATGATTAGGGGGGCATGATGGGGGTTTAAAAACCAATCGAGAGACACCTTGATGGTGGTTAAGGACGCAGCCTGTGAGAGCGTCGAGTATAAAAAGAATATAACGATTGCACGAAACATTGCTGGGTCTAACCTTGGATGGGCCAAAAAATAATTTTCCTCTCAAGAAAAAGTACCATTTTTTGGATGGTGAATGTGATTGAAATCAGCACAATGATGCAGGCAAACAATAAATCGATCTGAAGGCGTCCATGTGACACCATAATAAGATACCCAAGCCCAGAGCTTGCCCCCATCCATTCCGCAGCAACAACCGTAAGGGGTGCATGAATGGAGGCTATGCGGATCCCGGATAATAAGGCCGGCAGGGCCGCCGGCAACCGTATATATCGTAACGTCTTTCCGTGCCTCCCCTGCATACTGGCGGCCATATTCAGCCATCCCTGCGGGGTTCGTTTCAGCCCATCCCAAAGGCAGGTTGTAATTGGAAAATAACACGACAATGCAACAACAATAATTTTTGGCAAAATTCCAAATCCGATCCATATCAACAAGATTGGCATCAACACAAACGATGGTGTCGATTGAATAACAATCAGAAAAGGATAAATCCAAGGGCAAAGTTTATGAAAGCGATCCAAAGCAAGGGCCGTTCCTATGCCCCCAATCAGGGCGATTGAAAACCCCATAAGCATTTCCGACAGACTGATTAACGCATGCCAGCCAATCAGGTCAAATTTCTGGCACAGACACAAAAAAACTGCTGTCGGATTTGGCAGAATGTAGGGCGGAATTCGTCCAATGGAACAAAGCCCCTGCCAAAGGGACAGAAAAAACAGCAAAATAAAAAATCTTCTCAGCATGGCGATTTATGTGTACAGAGAGTGCAAAAATTGTGTGGCGTTTTGCCAAAGAGCTTGATTTTCCAGGGGGCGCGGCGTTGGTGCTGATGATAACAAACTTTCCATTTCGGCGACTCGATGCGCCTTGCTTGGGGTACCCTTTAAAATATAAATCACCTCTGCCAAGCGAATAACATCCGAAACATCGTGCGTTACCAACAAGATCGTTTTACCTTGAAGCGTTTTTACCGCGTATTCTTGCAGCTCTGTTTTTGTTTTGGTGTCAAGGGCGGAAAATGGTTCGTCCATCAAGATTAAATCCCGATCTTCCATCAATGTTCGGGCCAGGGCAACTCTCTGTCGCATGCCAACGGACAACTGATGTGGATACTGCTGGGCATAATTCCCAAGGCCCACGGCTTTTAACATTTCTAGGGCTTTGTCTTGGTTTTGGGGTTCGCCCCGCAGGAGCGCCCCGAGCGAAACATTGTCCAAAATCGTGAGCCAGGGCAATAATAGGTCTGTTTGGGCCATATAGCTTACAGTCTTGCCAGATAATCTCGCCAAAAAAAGCAACAATGTTGTCTTGCCAGACCCACTGGCACCCATAAGGCATGTCCATTTACCGATAGGCAATTGTAGTGTTTGCTCCGCAAGAATGGGCTCTGTGCATCCGGTATAGAAAAAACGGGGCACATGAAATGAATAGTTTTTATTTTCCAAGGTTATGCCATATCCATTTCAAATGATTTTCCAGGGAAACACCCCATTGTCATCCTCGGGTCAAGCCCGAGGATGACAAATGCGCGAGATGACAAATGTTGGGAGTCATCTAAAAGCGGTATGCCCATACTGACATCATCATTATAACTTGATAATACGAATACGATATTTCAGATCCACATCAGCATTGGGACCAATGTGTACGGTCCAGTGAATACCGGTTTGGGTTTGTTGGTGGCTTGTGTTTTCCCTAACGATGGTTATCTCTGTTTTTTCGGGCGTATCCAGAACCACTTGGATTGCAATGGGCTGATCTGATCTGTTTCTAAGGTTTAACCGAAAGCTTTCTTCGGACATTTTATCCGTTAATTTTTTATATTCTGTTTGATCGAGTTCCGTTTCGATTATCTTGCACATCGAATCCCTATCATCATGAGAGAAATTTTTTTCTGATTGGTGGGATGGAATAAGCAACTCAACGTCCTTTCCAACAGGAGTATGAGGTATAGAAACTTTCCCCAACATTTCCAGAAATCCTTTCTCGTCACGGCTGTAAAAAACCGCCTCTCCGGGAGGAAACCATAATCCTAATCCATTGTTTGGATTGTTTGCAAAAGATATCCAGGTTTCAACCATTGGATGGGGGCGGCCCTTTACCTCTTCCAAATAAACGCCACCAACTGCCAAATGATATGATCGTCTTACTTCTATGTCATGACTGGATGCCCAGTTGATTTGCTTGACAGAATGTGCGGGAATGTTCGTCAATTGATTAATGCTATAAGCATACTGAGAGTGGGGCAGACAAGCCCCCTTTGCTTCCTTCGATTGAAACAGAAAAACAGGCGCCGCCCCATCAACCAGCTGAACATGGGATTTGTTAAAATTTAGATGTGTATTATTTGTGATAATGATCCAGCTGTTTATATTGACTGTATTGTACGATGGCGAAAGTTCAATCGTATAATAAACCTGCCACGTTAAATCTTTGAACATATAAAGCAGTTGCAGCAAATGATTCGTATGATTATCTGAGCTATTCAATGTTAAATTGAGCGCGGACGTGTATCCATTTTCAGGAATCAGAGTATATTCCTTGATCGGAATGTTTTGCTTGTCAATGGCGCTACCAATCATTAGTGTGTTTGGAAAAATTGTTTGCGCAATGGGAGAGATATGATAGGTGTGCTCTCCGGTTTGTGCTGACAATGATCTGATCTGCCGAAGGAGGCTGGCATCTTTGTAAATCGTTAAATACGTATCCTGTATGCTCCCATCCGAATGAGTATGTACCGGTGGTTGTGTTGGCAATGCCCCGCCGATTACACCCTGAATGCCCAGCAACAGTATAAAAATGAGAGAAGATTTTTTCATGTCTTGCCTAATTTGTTATTTCTTTTATGGTTATATGACCAATTCAGACGATTCCCCT is part of the Alphaproteobacteria bacterium genome and encodes:
- a CDS encoding Fic family protein; protein product: MRESSVRETGLYQTLGELRYFIPHSLPPKNPPLEINAEMMSLYGEASYALGQLNETSQRLPDPKRFIKAYVIKEALLSSSIEGIHTTLIDVFTHTLGDSRPSKETQLVLNYTQALDAALTMIQDQGLPLVNRVILKSHEALMSTGDGDKSTPGHFRKQSVRVGDLIPPPAQEIPNLMSGLERYINESSNLPPLIKAGLAHVHFEMIHPFLDGNGRIGRLLIVLMLINGGLLKLPILYPSYYFKKHHLDYYQRLDRVRTHGDFEGWVTYYLEAIRDSAIDAHIRAREIETLEIRLQDLIQTEISFARMKDTASSALGFLFGQPVTGIAEMSQKLGKAYNTIQNVLKEFVNHNIVSQNIIHKRNKLYRFEPYLALLEKEY
- a CDS encoding methylated-DNA--[protein]-cysteine S-methyltransferase, which gives rise to MRRRISISMVIRKFMLDVLDKIMPAESIKNEFYQSLIETPLGPMVVIADKNGLYLLEFVDWHGLEHTIKNLCLKTEAMIITGSADPILSIGDELSSYFGGSLQEFKTPLRPIGTPFQKLAWSGLMRVPYGQTRSYRDQATSIGKPTATRAVANANGANPIAIVIPCHRIINSNGDLGGYGGGIARKKWLINHEKQHGS
- a CDS encoding DNA alkylation repair protein, with protein sequence MIKEIRFALHSSISIPQERASAFFKTGPGDYAEHDQFMGVTVPNLRKISKRFSDLPLACIKDLLSSKINEERFLALLILVDQYQKSTEQGRVDLYQFYINNLHHINNWNLVDTSAHLIVGAHLWDKDRNILLSLSESNNLWERRVSIVSTWAFIKKEDLVWTFQIARLLLNDNHDLIHKAVGWMLREAGKKDEGELVGFLRYHSGVMPRTMLRYAIERLPQDQRKFYLGC
- the fabI gene encoding enoyl-ACP reductase FabI; protein product: MENLLMQGKRGVIMGVANDLSLAWGISKALASQGAELAFTYQSDALLKRITPLAESLGSDTVLQCDVTQEGQVAQTFSEIGKKWGTIDFVVHSLAFADKEELKGRYADTSRSNFLNSLDISCYSFTEVCREASKLMPDGGSFVTLTYYGAERVMPHYNVMGVAKAALEASVRYLAVDLGGQNIRVNALSAGPVKTLAASGIGDFRYILKWNQHNSPLKRNTTLEDVGGAGLYLLSNLSSGVTGETHHVDSGYHVVGMKAVDAPDISIV
- a CDS encoding ABC transporter substrate-binding protein translates to MFRAIVIFFLYSTLSQAASLTTIKVSLDWFLNPHHAPLIIGIEKGFFRENGLDVQLIPVSGSLEGCIQAAAGHIDFAITNQPQWLIQKSRGLDLRFVFCLVPEPLEVLISRFPIDQLKGKYIGHASSGCGFSCAVLKEVLGNQKIKLDEIELIYTRQALVMAFLSGQVDAITNAFRSYELEDIKNHDNAIHVYPIEELGIPSFASMILVSGPHVSGASIERFQKALKKSCHYIQSNSEDSWTCFKNYRPELDTPANQKIWPLVAVLFKNAGLGVSLGQEETLEKFLKKHELLSPGRF
- a CDS encoding ABC transporter permease codes for the protein MLRRFFILLFFLSLWQGLCSIGRIPPYILPNPTAVFLCLCQKFDLIGWHALISLSEMLMGFSIALIGGIGTALALDRFHKLCPWIYPFLIVIQSTPSFVLMPILLIWIGFGILPKIIVVALSCYFPITTCLWDGLKRTPQGWLNMAASMQGRHGKTLRYIRLPAALPALLSGIRIASIHAPLTVVAAEWMGASSGLGYLIMVSHGRLQIDLLFACIIVLISITFTIQKMVLFLERKIIFWPIQG
- a CDS encoding ATP-binding cassette domain-containing protein, which encodes MENKNYSFHVPRFFYTGCTEPILAEQTLQLPIGKWTCLMGASGSGKTTLLLFLARLSGKTVSYMAQTDLLLPWLTILDNVSLGALLRGEPQNQDKALEMLKAVGLGNYAQQYPHQLSVGMRQRVALARTLMEDRDLILMDEPFSALDTKTKTELQEYAVKTLQGKTILLVTHDVSDVIRLAEVIYILKGTPSKAHRVAEMESLLSSAPTPRPLENQALWQNATQFLHSLYT